The Cellvibrionales bacterium region TTCACGCTGGTTCCTTCCAGCACAAAAACCATCCCCAAAAAACCGACAGGATTGCGCCGCGACACAAAATCCCAAATAAAACTTATCATCAACTCTACGGGCAGCGATGGCACGGCATGGCGCACAATTTCAGCATCACTGCCGCATTGTGCAATGTCGCTCAATATCCATTCCTGATGCCCCACTTCTTCTTCGATGTAATGTGCCATTTTTTCGCGCAACCACTCCTTGTTCTCCGGCAGCCTAGCGCCCACCGCCATCAACAAGGGCAGCGTGTGCTTCACATGGTGATACGCCTGTCCAAGAAACGCGACATATTCATCACGCGTAATTTCACCCTGCAGTGCCGCAGTAATGAGCGGCGAACTGAGCAAATACTCTCTTTCCTGCACCGTTTCCTGCTGCAAACGCAGATAAAAATTAGCGGCGTTCATATGCCATATCCTCCGTGGATGCATAAAAACTGTCGATGTCTGATTTGAAATGCAGCGCAATGTCATCGCGCTTATTGCGCCCATTAGCGGTTGCCAAACCATTGCTTGCGGTAAAGGCTTCCGCCGCACGCAGCCAGTGTCGCACCTGCGCATAATCTGGCAATGCGGCATTTGCGGCGTTCACCGCTTGCTGTAACGCAGTATCCGCCAAACTGGGCGCAAACAGCACGGCCACCAAGAACGGTTTTGCCTCGCCAAAAACAGCAGCCTGTAAAACACCTGCCTGTCCCAGTAATTCACTTTCCACCCATTCAGGGCTGATATTTCTGCCAAAACTGCTGACGATCAGGTTTTTGCG contains the following coding sequences:
- a CDS encoding iron-containing redox enzyme family protein; translation: MNAANFYLRLQQETVQEREYLLSSPLITAALQGEITRDEYVAFLGQAYHHVKHTLPLLMAVGARLPENKEWLREKMAHYIEEEVGHQEWILSDIAQCGSDAEIVRHAVPSLPVELMISFIWDFVSRRNPVGFLGMVFVLEGTSVNVATQAADKIRLALQLPKKAFSYLYSHGSLDIEHIDFFESVVNKIDDKRDQDDIIHVAKIIFRLYADMFRVIK